In Vespula pensylvanica isolate Volc-1 chromosome 2, ASM1446617v1, whole genome shotgun sequence, the genomic window AGCGGTAAACCATAAtcttatacaaatttatagtATTTATCGCATAAATAATTGTAGTACTTAGGTAACTTTTTGTGATATGAAAaagtttacatatattatttgtattgcGAAATACACACTTTTATTAGAAGAATATTagctttaacatttttattttttctgcttgcaacatacatatttcatataaCCTTCATTAACATTTCTTACATAATAATAGGTCAGAATTATCGTaacatatgttatattatgCTATTTTAAAAGTCATACAAATATTActaattgcatatatatatatatatatatatatatatatatatataattatcattatatataaattatcaggCTATTTGATaagatatgtaatatatgtaagtatttttTCGGATTAGCTTTCAACAATTCggttattttttatgtatattcgataaaaatacatttaatgaATGGAGATAATGCACATTTCTGTATAATATAAGTACGAATACTTATTTATCATCtagcaaatataaaaaaattttaattgaatgtcatgcttaaaaaaaggaaaacctcaattaaattttattatcatatgttattattatttctgatttcttgttttctcatCTTGTTTTTTATCAGACTCTACAGTTTATATTGCGTAGTATTCTCCGACGACACTTGATGCAAAGATGTTTTTCGTAGTAATAAttgctcttcttcttataatatatgaatattataaatatttaagcaGTAAACCATCAGGAACACCTCCAGGTAAagatctatttatattaattattaacaataatatgtTGATCGTTagaatattaattcattttttttttttataataaaacaggGGTCGTTGGATTACCATTAATAGGAATTTACTGGTACTGTTTATGGTACGATTACAAATTTCCATATCGATGGTTTGGCtattattcaaagaaattaaaatctaaAGTGATTAGTTGTTACTTGGGACCGTTTTTTACGGTAATAGCTAACGATTATGCAAGCGTGAAGGAATTGTTACTGAAAGAAGAGTTCGATGGTAGATTATCTGAAGCTTATTTTATTAAGGCACGagcatttaataaaaaattgggtaatttaatcttatatttatttatagaattacTTCTAAAATAAACTAATTCATATTcctaaatctttttctctttctttccctatcATAGGTATATTTTTTACTGACGGAGATCAATGGCGAGAACAAAGAAGATTCGCTCTTCGTCATATGCGAGATTTCGGATTTGGTCGAAgacatgaaatatttgaaactaAAAGTATGGAGGaactaaatattttaatggatATGTTAAAAAATGGCCCtataaacgaaaatgaaaaggtactttatatttaattttgtgtTAAAAGTGACaaggttgaaaaaaaaaaaaaacaatttttttgttcattcgaTTTCTATCacagaaaatttataaagacgGATTGGCTCTTTTCCCCGACTTTTTATTCCCATTCTTTGTTAACAATATATGGGAAATCATGTTTGGATACAGATTCGAACGTAACAAATACGGGAAACTTTGTTACTTCGGTGAAAAAGCTATGAAATTTGTAAGATCAGGCGACACAATGGGGGGTGCTACCTTCATCTGGCCGATCACTTGCTCTtttggaaatttattttcattcacaGATGCAATGGAATcgaattatattatgataGATTTCATAAAggtaaatagtaaataataatccgATTGCAAATGTagcttttaatttttgaaattgttcgaattgtagaaatatttgtataaatataaagaaatgcaCGGGGAAAATGGCGACTACGGATTTGTAGGTAGTTACTTGAACAAACTAAAAGAGAGCAATATTCCCTCTTCCTACACGGAGGAATATCTTCTACTAACATTGTTAGATTTCATCTTACCTGCTATACTCTCGACAAGTAGCAATATTACGTTCGCTATTAAATTCATGATGCATTTTCCAAACGTGGCGAAAAAAGTTAAAGAGGAGATACACCAGGTCGTTGGAAATGGAAGATTGCCTACTTGGGAAGATAGAAATAAGTACGTAactatattttgaaaaatatactaaCTTAAATCTTATATTACGATTGAACtcaaaaatatctcttttattttgcaTAGACTTCCATATACAGAAGCGACTATACGCGAAACTATGAGATACGAAACGCTTACTCCACTTGGCGTTATACGTAGATGTATTAAAGATACGACTTTTCAAGGATATTTTATTCCCAATAATACAGTTTTGATACCCAATATCGCTGAGATAAACCATGACCCGGATTTTTGGGGTGATCCAAAAAATTTTAGACCGGAGAGATTTTTGAAGGATGACGGACAActtaataaagatttttcgtTACCTTTTGGAGCAGGTAAATCGGATCTCTTATTTTTGTCGTATTTATTtgtgatttatatatgtaaatattttatttatttgtctgtttaaataaaaaataaggtCACAGACTCTGTGCTGGAGAAACGTTCGCGAGATTTATGATATTTGAAGTTTTTGCTACCTTGATGCAAaacttcgatttttctttcgtcgaaggTCAACCGACGAGAATTGAAGATAAGTTCTCCGGTATCATTACTACACCAACAGAAACTTGGATTCGCCTAAAGCCACATTCTTAATGTgcgatttattcgaataagTTCTGGTAGacataaacgaaaaagataaaacgattttttattatagatagcatatatttttaacatgttACATTTCAAGGATATTTACTTGTTAGGTACATGTTGGTACGAATAATACAAATCTTAAATTTATGGgtaatatatgatttaatttggaaaatattaaaaatttatgaacgaATAAGGAAAAATGGTGCAGGAAATGTaattgtttgaaataaaatcattatatttatatggagtattgtaaatttgattaatccattttactataattaataattagaaaaaatgacAGTATAGTGAacatatgaataatttatgaaaatctaaaaagatttttgcacatatatattctttttttttcgattataatttGTTACGTTCGATTGTGGAATATATTAATAGCAAAGAAAAGGATCCTTCAAATttggaatataaataatatgagatattatttaaatcagcAATAGACATAATTTAGTATATGTACAACTATTATTAGCTTGACAGGATTTTTCTTCAGTTCTCTGAACAATGAAAACGAATATCTTAATTAAGTATATACAAACCACTAAACTGTTGAATAGTACATTTCCATTGTAACTGCATATAATGtactttttactttcaaaattaaacaattattacaaataattattataatattattttatgtaatctAGCTGATgcataaatagaaattaaatttatttttgtgtattatttcgataagGTATACTTTATAGCTTTGACATCGattattaaatctaattaATCTTGCTATATATAGCAAAGCATAGTGcataagaaacgataaaattaagTGCAACAATTCCTAAAATTAAGAGCAATGCTGAGGTATGCGtctcaaaaatattttgtaccattattttctttacctaaacaatgaattttataaattttaacacattctttttacgataaacACAAGATCATGTATGCACATAAAAATCCAACTATTCTTTGTATATGATTTTGCCAATAGCTGAAAAACTGTTCGTTTTGTGGTACAATATAAAAGTACTAGAGTCGGCCTTCGTActctttcaattatttatcacTGTCACAAGTTGACAGTATTTTAACAaagtaatacattttttatagaagaaaatttatatgaacAGCATACAATTGAAAGGGTATGAAATCATGCAAATAACCTCCGTTCAAATGTTTTAATCAATTCATTGTCATCTAACCCCATTAAATACCTAGATTAAATGACAAACGACAgtctattatattaattttctataaaaagatattcttatTCTCTGTGAATCAATACATATAAACCCAAACATGATAGAACGGCATATTTGAATTTGGGATattcattcatataaataGTTACCATACCTACATATGGTAAGAATCCTCTTGCTCTACCTACAACGTCTTTATGTGTAAGCCACAATTGCCCTTGGGCGTATAAGCCTCTATCGTCGACAGAATTATTATCaccttttgttaaaaatttaacgGTATTGTTATGGTCTCCCCTAAAATACATCAACGATTTAAAGATCCGTATtaatgcaaaatattttttatgaaaataattatgctTACTTCTCATGAAGTTTCAGAACTCTATGCACTATTGGAATTTCTCTGCCTATCACTTTGAAAACAACAATTTCCCCTACTCTCATAGATTCATTTTGatgatttgttaaaaataataaatcaccTCTATGGAATGCTGGTTCCATACTACCactaaaatatcaaagaaaaataatgtattcaCAAACTTCGAATTACGAGAACATTGTTATAAGAGTCGCTATATTGATAGCATTGTtttaagaaaagtaataagtTAGTTTGTTATTATAGTGTTATATAGTGTTATACCttaaaacaacaacaatggGACTTTCGCTACCCGTTGCAACCATTAGACCTTTCCATATCATCAAGGCCGAGGACACGATCATGCCAAAGCTGAGTATTTGATACAGGAACTGCAAACAAAAGAGATTCAAGTTAGGCTAAGTTTTTGAACGACCATATGTGTTTTTTGTATGAATCGAAGacaataatttaaacaaaataaatttacctgTCGTTTATTCATCCGACGTACATCTTCAAATATTGATTGCAACATGATGatgatattatatcaataaaaagtcAACTCTGATACGGATCCGTGCAAAAATCCTTCCACTTTTATTCGATGTGGAAACAACCGGCACAGCTAGTCAATCAGTGAGACCCACGTCACGTAAATATACGACAGGAAACGAGAGAACGCATATATGCGTACAGCTGTGGATCGTCAGTCAAATGGAGGAGAATTAGCGGTTGCACAGTAGCGACATATACGTACAGATAAGTTTAAATTCACGCGggaaatataaaactttttcttccaaAATTCATAGAAACTTTAATGAATGTATGCAATTAATCTTTCACTTACACGGTAAAATAGTTCTTGAAAAATCcgtatgaatgaaaaagaatgtgtcaaaaataataatcgtataaaaaaaagaaagaatatatatatatatacatttacatatatatattttatattatatatataaatatatatatatatatattatatatatttatattaatatatataaatatatatatataaataaacgaataattccAAATGTAAAAACTTTATATCTGTAATAACTTTAATaagttattttcaaaaaaaaaaaaaaagaaaaaaaaatatgaagatcATTGAATAAGGCTCTATTTAATatgaatagaatattttttattttaacgatgcTTTATTCTAGAATGTATTATCCTTGAAAACAGAACAACGACTATCCTATGACAAatgcttatttattattttttctttcggccTTATCGCGTTTTGATTTGAGTCCTTAATATAAAGGTTATATGCGCATTGTCGATTAGTCGCCAGTAATCATTAGattcaagaaaatatatgaacaCGTACACGTTTGATCGCGGCGTTTAGCAGTTCGTCGGTGgtcacgaataaaataatttatatcgaatcaaATGCAC contains:
- the LOC122627353 gene encoding probable cytochrome P450 304a1; amino-acid sequence: MFFVVIIALLLIIYEYYKYLSSKPSGTPPGVVGLPLIGIYWYCLWYDYKFPYRWFGYYSKKLKSKVISCYLGPFFTVIANDYASVKELLLKEEFDGRLSEAYFIKARAFNKKLGIFFTDGDQWREQRRFALRHMRDFGFGRRHEIFETKSMEELNILMDMLKNGPINENEKKIYKDGLALFPDFLFPFFVNNIWEIMFGYRFERNKYGKLCYFGEKAMKFVRSGDTMGGATFIWPITCSFGNLFSFTDAMESNYIMIDFIKKYLYKYKEMHGENGDYGFVGSYLNKLKESNIPSSYTEEYLLLTLLDFILPAILSTSSNITFAIKFMMHFPNVAKKVKEEIHQVVGNGRLPTWEDRNKLPYTEATIRETMRYETLTPLGVIRRCIKDTTFQGYFIPNNTVLIPNIAEINHDPDFWGDPKNFRPERFLKDDGQLNKDFSLPFGAGHRLCAGETFARFMIFEVFATLMQNFDFSFVEGQPTRIEDKFSGIITTPTETWIRLKPHS
- the LOC122627358 gene encoding signal peptidase complex catalytic subunit SEC11A translates to MLQSIFEDVRRMNKRQFLYQILSFGMIVSSALMIWKGLMVATGSESPIVVVLSGSMEPAFHRGDLLFLTNHQNESMRVGEIVVFKVIGREIPIVHRVLKLHEKGDHNNTVKFLTKGDNNSVDDRGLYAQGQLWLTHKDVVGRARGFLPYVGMVTIYMNEYPKFKYAVLSCLGLYVLIHRE